The stretch of DNA CATTTTagaaggggaaaaaaaagaagacatTTTAATCTTGTAAAAAATGGAAGTCCCAAAATAAGAAAGCAAAACAATGAGTTGTTTGTGAGGTTTTGAAAGGTTGAATTTCttccaacaacaaaaaaaagaaaagcatgAAACTCGGTCAAACAAATTGTTGAACTGCCTTGTTTCTCTTGTTACCATTTATTTAAACCCCATTTCTCGATATCGTCAGATCATTCATCAGCATTGCAGTTTTCTTTTCTCTAATTTATCTTAGAGAAACTACTGCATTTCTTTTGAATCACTTGATTCCCTcttcttttttatattaataaaccaAAGTAAAACAAGCCTAAACCTACCGAAACCCAAAGAAAGATGGCCCGCCAAGTTATCGTTGTTGCTCTTATTTTCATGGCTGTTGTTGGCGCATTTGTTGCCGACGCAGCACCATCACCAGCCCCTTCACAAGCCCCTTCTTCCTCACCTTCTGGAGCTCCTGCTAGTGGCCCCATCAGCGCTAGCCCTAGCGAGGGCCCCTCTGCTGAAGGATCCGAGGCTGAAGGACCCGATACTGAAGGACCCGATGCTGAAGGACCCGATGCCGATGGACCCGATGTTGAAGGACCCGAAGGTGATGACGTTGACTATACTGACTAAATAATTTTTGCAGTTACGATAACCCACTGTTTTAAgttttcaagtatttatttataCCATGCTTTGACATGGAGCTTGAAACCATGTAACTAAACTACTCTATATCCTTACTACTTTTGGACCAGGAGCAAGCAATTTAATTTTATCTATATATGCTCTTTGCATTTCCTTGTTGATTCCTAGGTTCAAGCTAGATAAATTTTAGAATGTCAAAgaaataacttatataataattatccgcatcttaattttattttacttatttgacTACGAAGGCATTCATgatgaaaattttcatcttgaaTTCTTGTATAATCATATGACAAAAACTATTTAGGATGAGAGCAATTACATGTCCTTATTAAGTTGTGTTGGTACAATATAAAACAAAGGAGGAGGATTCGGTGGTGCTATGGAGGCTGGTTCACCTATAAAGGTCGATAGTTGGAACAAGAACAAGAGAATAGGTTGGTTGAGAGGGCAAATGTTCAGAGTAACCTTAAGATGGTCAAAGGTATGAGGTAGTCAAGCCGAAATAGACTCCTTATTATCTTGGAAGTGTGTTCACATTATGATAGTGTTCTCCTTTAAGCCTGAGTGGTATTCTTCATTTGAAGTGGGATAGGTGACTATAGAGTCAACCATGCCTCTTATGTTGAtgcatgttataacaccctttgCCCGGTCCGGTTGCCAGAATTGAGCTACAGGAGGTTACCATGCAAAACTCACATAACATACACATACTTCAAACATACATGGTGAACCATGCTGCAAGCTAATAGGTGGCGGGTTGATCTTGCGAGACGttaatctaaacattaaaattcataTGGCTAAACTGCGGATTATTCCGTGGATATAATTATTGTGGATATTTAGGCAGACATCTAATTTGGAAAATTTCCTGTAGATACCTAAAATGGCAGACTATCCCGTAGATACCCCACAATGTGACAGGTCTCGCAAAACTTAAAATGTAAAACAAAAAGGAActgaatttcatttttcatatcATACATCACGAAAATCCAAAGTAATCACCTTCAAAATTTAACatgttttttttcaaataaacaaaCGACTATATACAAGTCAtttaaatcgactcaattaagaACATGAGTTTATGACAACTCCaacggatagtgtgagcttttTGTCGATCTAATTGCCACGCTCTGAATGTTCAAAATCTACAAGATAAAAGAAATCTAGGCGTAAGTATTaagaatacttagtaagctcatacaaattTGCTAGTTAACTTAGAcaataattatatgttaatttaatacACAAACATAGTTTACCTATCAACCAGCACAATTCACCAACAAGGTAAGTGCATATACTTCTTCACATATAGTATATCGAGTACACAATATGATACAATAACACTCGTCTTATCAAATTCATTATTATACCTTTCACTGGTGCAGATTCCAATTATAATAGTCACTTCTTTCATTTCCCTTCATTATTAACTTgacaatttcacatttcacatttcacatattttatattacCCGATAAACATTGTAAAAAATCAAAACACAGGTATGCTTCACATCAAAGGCTCATCCGAGCTAATCACGTATAGAAGTGTTAGGTTAGTCGTTCAGGCTAAACCATTATCGACAAAATGAAAGCTTGGTTAGGGatgtatatacatgtaaggttactagtccaggctaaacctttaaaacgacatcagtttaccagcccaggctaaatcTATGCCACATGTATCTTCGAGTACGTAACAAATGCTGGATCTCGAAATTATTAGGAAATAACATGTATCCTTATGTATGAGTCTTTTTCTAAGTTCATCGGTAAGCTTTCATTTTGTAAACTTATTCTCATTCCTAGGTATCATCATTCAATATCTCTTCTCTCAATACTTAACAATCCAAATATGACATagcaaatttttaattatataattaaagaacaaaagaaaattgaataactttcatattgtatgaacttacctagcagattgtcaaatttttatataattgtatGACTTagcaaatttttaattatataattaacgCTAGTGGTCAATAATGGACatgatgtaattattttataagttttaaaccAAGTGTAAAgtagtaaaatagtaaataagtgcataaaaaggaaaaattagcTATCATCGTtttcaatttcacttttcttTTGTCGAAACCTCGATTATTAAGCTAAATAATTTTCAGTCAAGCTTTCTTtgatgcatggtatgattttgaattccatttttagttatttttatatttttgagttcattttagcttaatctacttAGCtcgagggttaatttgtaaaattttttgagGTTGGGGACTTGTCATGAATTAATTTGATGTGCTTGTGATGTTAAGTAATGGATAATTAAAGTTAGTTGTTAAATGAACATGTTTCGTTATGagatttttagtgaatttaaggtttagggatttatttgttaGAATGGTAAATTCCATGAATATtttttgaaatgatgaaaaatatgggttgatatAGATATATGAAAAAATCGACTAATGTGGATTTCAGTTAAAAATGGTTGAATTTTAAGTTTTGGGATTAGGGACTATACTGTTTAAAAGTTAAAGCATTaggggtaattttacaatttcacatTGATATGGATTATAGGTTTGAATTGGATATTTGAAGTTATTTGGAATACTTAACTACATGAcaatattatttagatcaagatacgCAACAATTGGACTTATATCAGGGAAAAACTAAAGCTTTGGACTGGCATTCGACTCTGTTTTTGCAACCATAATTATCGAGGTAAGCTCGTATTATACATATTGTTATATTAAATTCATTTGCATTTGTTCTACCTTACTAGTTAAGGTGTTTGTGATTCTATATTGTTGATTGATGACATTGAGTTATACTGGAGACATTGTATatggttttaaacctagcaggcttccTGTTGGTGTATGTAATCAGGCCTtgagcctagtaggcttcgtgctaGTGTAGTGAATCAGGTAATTGTTGttatttaattaagttcaagGGGTAAGTAAGATTTTATGAAAAGGCATGTGTGCAACTGATTTGTTATTCATGATCTTATGAAATATAAATGATGATAATTTATCATgtgatgaaaaagatgaattatAGAAATTCATTCTCTAGTATATGTTATGTCACATAGTTATTAGGTTTACCTGTTGTTTACTAACTAGGTGGATTATGGTGAATAGGAAAGTataatgtttaaatgtttaaatgaGCTTGGTTGAATGGTTTATCAGTTGATGTTCAGTAAGTTGAAATTAATcttatgcgagcttactaagcatttaatgctgaCGTAGTTGTGTTTCTTCTGTTTTGTTGACTATCAGAAGCTTGATCGGTTGGAACCTTGTCAGAGCCTTATCACACTATCTAACAATcattttggcatattttgaattttttttgctatggttataaatgacatgtatagggtttttATGTACTAAAAGTTATTGTGTATGCTATTTGGTTACAGTGGTATGGTTATGTCTTTCGTGTACATAGTTGTTTGGAATTATAATGCTTAGCAAGTATGTATCTTTTGGGTTACTTTTAAGTGTAAGGTAAGTATAGGACTTGAACTATGTTTATATGAAGCTATATTGGATGAATTATAAGTGTGTAGTGTAGGTTAAAAGCATAAAACCATGTTATTTAGTTAAGTTATTTATATGTGTatattgtggtaccaatgagggtacattggttgaTTGATGGAAATATGTTGTATATGTGTGACATTGGCATGTTTTGGCCCTGTTTAGGTGTGTATTGAATAGGCCTAAAGGTtggcaaatggtatgtttgtggcTCAAGAAAGCATTTTTGGTGAACTTGATTTTCAAGGAACATTTTGGTACACATGGCCTGAAATACAGgctgccacatggccgtgtgtcacaaacGAGCTGTCACACaaatgtgtcacacacgggctgtcacacggttgtgtgtcacacacgggctgtcacacggtcGCATGTCCCACATGGTCTGTTCGATCTATCGTGTGTATTTATTgtttttaggtgcaggtttcacacggtctaagacacgatCTATGACATGGTCATGTCTCCCAAAGCAGGTTCAAGCACAGTCTGGAACACGGCCTACGACATAGTTATGTGACCCAACATCGAATATACACACAgtttggcacacggccgtgtggctctaTTTTGAGTACCCACATGGgatgggacatggccgtgtgtccaaaATTCGAATGTCCAAACGGTTTGGGCTATGTTACAGGGCcttgccacatggtcgtgtgacccctgtttcttaatttttcttatttttccatAATTATTTAAGTTCTTTCAAAGTGATCCACAttgcttttaaattatttttagggccCTAAAAGCTCAACTTAAGGCCCAAATGTGTATGTCTGCTATGTTTATATTGAGATATTGGAAATTatgcttaaattgaaatatttattctGTTTGAAGtttaaagttatgttttattcaGTAACgtttcgtaaccctaattcaacAAAAgagacgggttaagggtgttgcatttagtggtttcagagctacaatttagtcgttTCTCAGGCTAAACGTAGCATGTATAAAGTATAGAATTCATGACATTTTTATAAC from Gossypium hirsutum isolate 1008001.06 chromosome D04, Gossypium_hirsutum_v2.1, whole genome shotgun sequence encodes:
- the LOC107926021 gene encoding classical arabinogalactan protein 11, whose product is MARQVIVVALIFMAVVGAFVADAAPSPAPSQAPSSSPSGAPASGPISASPSEGPSAEGSEAEGPDTEGPDAEGPDADGPDVEGPEGDDVDYTD